Proteins from a genomic interval of Helicoverpa armigera isolate CAAS_96S chromosome 9, ASM3070526v1, whole genome shotgun sequence:
- the Mi-2 gene encoding chromodomain-helicase-DNA-binding protein Mi-2 homolog isoform X2, with protein MASDDEVDGSFAGDEDVEEGEGQNENSGESDEGPPKEDEDYSPEDGRKKKKGKKRKARGEEKKGRKKKKKRKNESEEDEDFGVEIEAEGDSDYALSAMSSTKKSRKGRGSKHNPPVTPSASDSGSIGMPTVEEVCSSFGLTDVDIQYSDADLENLTSYKLFQQHVRPLLVKENPKVPVSKLMMLVAAKWRLFCETNPHLGSGTPAMGSEDNTNTSTTSDYVPKPGRPGRTPKEVKNEEVQEEPEEEEEEEQSDEGAALPRKRGRKPKHGAAATPRGKPGRKPKVPTLKIKFSKRKRTSSEEQEGSAVNSDSDAEFEQMLAEADEPKPSAAAADDAAPQKDDDPAVPQPKKKAKTKIGNKSKKKKKLKTTNKFPDGAEGEHEHQDYCEVCQQGGEIILCDTCPRAYHLVCLEPELEETPEGRWSCPHCEAEGNQDQDDDDEHQEFCRICKDGGELLCCDSCPSAYHRFCLNPPLEEVPDGEWKCPRCSCPPLDGKVAKILTWRWKEQSPKSKAPRSREFFVKWHERSYWHCSWISELQLDVFHPLMYRYYMRKSDVEEPPKLEEPLDERDGRVKRLRDKQDQDTDEKILEEKYYRYGVKPEWLVVHRVINHRTSRDGTTYYLVKWRDLSYDQATWESENEDIAGLKNAIEYYQDMRAYITSEGKTKGTKGKKAGRKSKNKDIIDEDDSSGALQMKPKKYNPPPDRPTTNLNKKYEDQPPFVYETGMQLHPYQLEGLNWLRYSWGQGIDTILADEMGLGKTIQTVTFLYSLFKEGHCKGPFLVSVPLSTIINWEREFELWAPDLYCITYVGDKDSRAVIRENELTFDDGANRGGRPSKIKSQVKFNVLLTSYELISIDATCLGSIEWSVLVVDEAHRLKSNQSKFFRLLAGYHINYKLLLTGTPLQNNLEELFHLLNFLNKDKFNDLAAFQNEFADVSKEEQVKRLHEMLGPHMLRRLKADVLKNMPTKSEFIVRVELSPMQKKYYKYILTRNYEALNPKSGGQTVSLLNVMMDLKKCCNHPYLFPVAAEEAPLGPHGNYDTQALVKASGKLVLMSKMLRQLKEQGHRVLIFSQMTKMLDILEDFLEGEGYKYERIDGGITGTIRQEAIDRFNAPGAQQFVFLLSTRAGGLGINLATADTVIIYDSDWNPHNDIQAFSRAHRIGQANKVMIYRFVTRNSVEERVTQVAKRKMMLTHLVVRPGMGGKGANFTKQELDDILRFGTEELFKEEEGKEEAIHYDDRAVGELLDRSKEGIEQKESWANEYLSSFKVASYSTKEGDGEEEVDTEIIKQEAENTDPAYWIKLLRHHYEQHQEDQARTLGKGKRVRKQVNYNDGIVAQTENREDSTWQENGSDYNSDFSQGSEDDKEDDDFDEKNDNGDLLSRRSKRRLERREERDRPLPPLLARVGGNMEVLGFNARQRKSFLNAIMRYGMPPQDAFNSQWLVRDLRGKSERNFKAYVSLFMRHLCEPGADNAETFADGVPREGLSRQHVLTRIGVMSLIRKKVQEFEHINGYYSMPEMIRKPVEPVKSAAGESAAPSPAPSTATPITSAAPSPAPTQVTQTSGQAPTPGGSEKDDKEEIKEEKSEKDVKEKEEPMDTSDIKEENGDEKESSKDKSSEDSKDGERRMSVDEEPKDDEKSNDKKEDKESVKVKDEKEEVDKKEDAKSDKAESEASEKPKDEKKDDDDDDVVLVKEEEDLKVERRKFMFNIADGGFTELHTLWLNEERAAAPGREYEIWHRRHDYWLLAGIVTHGYGRWQDIQNDLRFAIINEPFKMDVGKGNFLEIKNKFLARRFKLLEQALVIEEQLRRAAYLNLTQDPNHPAMSLNARFAEVECLAESHQHLSKESLAGNKPANAVLHKVLNQLEELLSDMKSDVSRLPATLARIPPVAQRLQMSERSILSRLAATAGNPVPAAQMAQFPAGFQSGGSLPGFSPAAAAAANFSNFRPQYSVPGQPASSGSSNKS; from the exons GATGAAGACTTTGGGGTCGAGATTGAAGCAGAAGGGGACAGTGACTATGCCCTCAGTGCTATGTCTTCTACAAAGAAGTCCAGGAAAGGCAGAGGCAGTAAGCACAACCCACCGGTTACTCCGTCAGCCTCAGATTCAGGTTCCA TAGGCATGCCGACCGTGGAAGAGGTTTGCTCGTCATTCGGCCTCACGGACGTGGACATCCAGTATTCAGACGCAGACCTCGAGAACTTGACCTCTTACAAGCTGTTCCAGCAGCATGTGCGACCACTGCTGGTTAAAGAGAACCCTAAG GTGCCAGTATCAAAGCTGATGATGCTGGTAGCGGCCAAGTGGCGTCTGTTCTGCGAGACGAACCCTCACCTCGGCAGCGGGACCCCTGCCATGGGCTCCGAAGACAACACGAATACTTCTACCACGTCAGACTACGTGCCCAAACCAGGACGGCCTGGACGTACGCCGAAAGAAGTTAAG AACGAGGAGGTACAAGAAGAGCCAGAAGAAGAAGAGGAAGAAGAACAAAGCGACGAGGGCGCGGCCCTGCCCCGCAAGCGCGGCCGCAAGCCCAAGCACGgcgccgccgccacgccgcgCGGCAAGCCCGGCCGCAAGCCTAAAGTGCCCACGCTCAAGATCAAGTTTAGTAAGCGGAAGAGGACTAGTAGC GAGGAGCAGGAAGGTAGCGCCGTGAACTCGGACTCGGACGCGGAGTTCGAGCAGATGCTGGCCGAGGCCGACGAGCCCAAGcccagcgccgccgccgccgacgaCGCCGCGCCGCAGAAGGATGATGATCCTGCTGTACcg cAACCCAAAAAGAAGGCAAAGACCAAGATCGGCAACAAGagcaaaaagaagaagaaactaAAGACTACAAATAAGTTCCCCGACGGCGCCGAGGGAGAACATGAACATCAAGATTATTGCGAG GTGTGTCAACAAGGCGGTGAAATCATCCTCTGTGACACGTGTCCCCGAGCATACCACTTGGTGTGCCTGGAGCCTGAACTCGAAGAGACGCCTGAGGGACGCTGGTCCTGTCCGCACTGCGAGGCTGAGGGCAACCAGGATcaggacgatgatgatgagCATCAGGAGTTCTGCAG gATTTGTAAGGATGGTGGTGAACTATTGTGCTGTGACTCTTGTCCTTCTGCATACCATCGGTTCTGTCTCAACCCGCCGCTTGAAGAGGTGCCAGACGGAGAGTGGAAATGTCCTAGATGTagt TGTCCACCACTAGACGGCAAAGTCGCAAAGATATTGACATGGCGATGGAAGGAACAGTCGCCGAAATCGAAGGCGCCTCGTTCCAGAGAGTTTTTCGTCAAGTGGCACGAGCGGTCCTATTGGCATTGCAGCTGGATATCGGAATTACAG TTGGACGTATTCCACCCGCTGATGTACCGCTACTACATGCGCAAGTCGGACGTGGAGGAGCCGCCCAAGCTGGAGGAGCCGCTGGACGAGCGCGACGGACGCGTCAAGCGTCTGCGGGACAAGCAGGACCAGGACACCGACGAGAAGATATTGGAGGAGAAGTATTATAG ATATGGTGTGAAGCCGGAATGGTTGGTAGTGCATCGTGTGATCAACCATCGTACCTCACGTGACGGTACTACGTACTACCTCGTGAAATGGCGGGACCTGTCCTATGACCAGGCCACCTGGGAGTCGGAAAATGAAGATATAGCCGGCCTCAAGAATGCTATTGAATATTATCAG GACATGCGTGCCTACATCACTTCTGAAGGCAAGACAAAGGGCACCAAAGGCAAGAAAGCGGGACGCAAGAGCAAGAACAAAGATATTATCGACGAGGATGACAGCAGCGGCGCTCTACAAATGAAGCCTAAGAAATACAACCCACCGCCAGACCGCCCAACAACCAACTTGAACAAGAAATACGAAGATCAACCACCCTTCGTGTATGAAACTGGAATGCAGCTTCATCCATACCAGTTAGAAGGTCTCAACTGGCTTCGGTATTCCTGGGGTCAGGGTATCGACACTATTCTTGCCGACGAGATGGGTTTGGGAAAAACTATTCAAACGGTCACATTCCTTTACTCGCTATTCAAGGAGGGACATTGCAAGGGACCATTCCTTGTGTCTGTGCCGCTTTCCACGATTATTAACTGGGAGAGAGAATTCGAGCTGTGGGCTCCTGATCTATATTGCATTACGTATGTAGGTGACAAAGACTCAAGGGCTGTAATCAGAGAGAATGAGTTGACGTTTGACGATGGCGCCAACAGAGGCGGACGCCCTTCCAAGATCAAGTCTCAAGTGAAATTCAATGTGCTTCTAACGTCATACGAGTTGATTTCCATCGACGCGACCTGCCTCGGCTCAATCGAATGGTCCGTACTGGTTGTAGACGAAGCCCACAGGCTCAAGAGCAATCAGTCAAAGTTCTTCAGGCTTTTAGCCGGCTACCACATCAACTACAAACTTTTGCTTACTGGTACACCTCTACAGAACAACCTAGAAGAATTGTTCCATCTGTTGAACTTCTTAAATAAGGACAAGTTCAATGACCTCGCCGCGTTCCAGAATGAATTCGCCGATGTGTCGAAGGAGGAACAAGTAAAGAGGCTTCACGAGATGTTGGGCCCGCACATGTTGCGACGTCTCAAGGCTGACGTGCTCAAAAACATGCCCACTAAGTCTGAGTTCATTGTGCGAGTAGAGTTATCGCCTATGCAGAAGAAGTACTACAAGTATATTCTGACGAGGAACTACGAAGCTCTCAACCCTAAGAGTGGTGGACAAACAGTCTCACTACTTAACGTCATGATGGATTTGAAGAAGTGTTGTAATCATCCTTACTTGTTCCCTGTGGCGGCTGAAGAAGCTCCCCTTGGTCCGCACGGGAACTACGACACGCAGGCGTTAGTGAAAGCCTCAGGCAAACTGGTTCTTATGTCCAAAATGTTAAGGCAACTCAAAGAACAAGGACACAGAGTACTGATTTTCTCTCAGATGACAAAAATGTTGGACATCCTCGAAGATTTCTTGGAGGGAGAAGGTTACAAATATGAGAGAATTGATGGTGGTATTACTGGTACGATCCGTCAGGAAGCTATCGATAGGTTCAATGCTCCCGGTGCACAACAGTTTGTGTTCCTACTGTCGACGAGGGCTGGTGGTCTGGGTATCAATTTAGCCACAGCCGACACTGTAATCATTTACGATTCCGATTGGAATCCTCACAACGACATTCAGGCGTTCTCTCGTGCCCATCGTATCGGTCAGGCCAATAAGGTCATGATCTACCGATTCGTAACACGTAACAGTGTGGAGGAGAGGGTTACGCAAGTAGCTAAGAGGAAAATGATGTTGACTCACTTGGTCGTACGACCGGGTATGGGTGGTAAAGGAGCCAACTTTACTAAGCAAGAATTGGACGACATTCTAAGGTTTGGTACAGAGGAACTGTTCAAAGAAGAGGAAGGTAAAGAGGAAGCTATTCACTATGACGATAGGGCTGTAGGGGAACTGCTAGATCGTTCCAAGGAGGGTATAGAACAGAAAGAATCCTGGGCCAACGAGTATCTTAGTTCATTCAAAGTCGCCAGCTATTCTACTAAAGAAGGCGACGGCGAAGAAGAGGTTGACACTGAAATCATCAAACAGGAAGCCGAGAACACCGACCCGGCGTACTGGATCAAACTGTTGAGGCATCATTATGAACAACACCAGGAGGACCAGGCCAGGACACTTGGTAAAGGCAAGCGAGTTCGTAAACAAGTCAACTATAATGACGGTATTGTGGCACAGACTGAAAACCGGGAAGACTCCACGTGGCAGGAGAATGGTTCTGATTACAATTCAGACTTCTCACAAGGTAGTGAAGATGAtaaggaggatgatgactttgaTGAAAAGAATGACAATGGTGATCTCTTGAGTCGGCGCAGCAAGCGACGCCTGGAGCGGCGTGAGGAACGCGACCGACCGCTGCCGCCGCTACTGGCGCGGGTGGGCGGCAATATGGAGGTACTCGGCTTCAACGCAAGGCAAAGGAAATCATTCCTTAACGCTATCATGCGCTACGGCATGCCTCCACAAGATGCCTTCAACTCTCAATGGCTTGTCCGAGATCTCCGCGGCAAGTCTGAACGCAACTTCAAAGCTTACGTGTCACTATTCATGCGACATCTATGTGAGCCAGGCGCGGATAATGCGGAAACATTCGCTGATGGAGTACCTAGAGAAGGCTTATCCAGGCAGCATGTACTAACTCGAATTGGTGTTATGAGTCTGATTAGGAAGAAAGTGCAAGAATTCGAGCACATTAACGGGTATTATAGTATGCCAGAGATGATTCGCAAGCCTGTGGAGCCTGTGAAGTCGGCTGCGGGAGAGAGTGCGGCGCCGTCGCCCGCGCCTTCCACCGCGACGCCCATCACGTCCGCCGCGCCTTCACCCGCACCCACGCAGGTCACACAGACCTCAGGACAGGCCCCCACACCCGGCGGCTCAGAAAAAGATGACAAAGAAGAGATTAAAGAGGAGAAATCAGAGAAAGATgtcaaagaaaaagaagaacCGATGGACACGAGTGACATCAAAGAAGAAAATGGTGATGAGAAGGAATCTTCAAAGGACAAATCATCAGAAGATAGTAAGGACGGTGAAAGACGTATGTCGGTTGACGAAGAACCCAAGGATGACGAGAAATCTAATGACAAGAAAGAGGACAAGGAATCCGTTAAAGTTAAGGATGAGAAGGAAGAAGTAGATAAGAAAGAGGACGCTAAGAGTGATAAGGCGGAGTCTGAAGCTTCTGAGAAACCTAAGGATGAAAAGAAG GATGACGATGACGACGACGTGGTACTAGTGAAAGAGGAAGAAGATCTCAAAGTGGAGCGTCGCAAGTTCATGTTCAACATCGCGGACGGTGGTTTCACAGAGCTACATACTCTATGGCTTAACGAGGAACGAGCGGCTGCCCCGGGCAGAGAGTACGAAATCTGGCATCGCAGACATGACTACTGGCTGTTAGCTGGTATCGTGACACATGGGTATGGACGCTGGCAAGACATACAGAATGACCTACGTTTTGCCATCATCAATGAGCCCTTCAAGATGGATGTGGGCAAAGGAAACTTCTTGGAAATCAAGAATAAGTTCCTGGCGAGGCGTTTTAAG CTGCTAGAACAAGCGCTAGTAATAGAAGAGCAGCTGCGTCGTGCGGCGTACCTGAACCTGACGCAGGACCCCAACCACCCCGCCATGTCGCTCAACGCTCGCTTCGCGGAGGTGGAGTGTCTGGCCGAGTCCCACCAGCACCTCAGCAAGGAGTCGCTCGCCGGCAACAAGCCGGCCAACGCTGTGCTGCATAAG GTATTGAACCAGCTGGAGGAGCTGCTGTCGGACATGAAGTCGGACGTGTCGCGGCTGCCGGCGACGCTGGCGCGGATCCCGCCGGTGGCGCAGCGCCTGCAGATGTCCGAGCGCTCCATCCTCTCGCGCCTCGCCGCCACCGCCGGCAACCCAGTGCCAGCAG CTCAAATGGCCCAGTTCCCCGCGGGCTTCCAGTCTGGCGGGTCGCTGCCGGGCTTCTCGCCGGCTGCGGCTGCGGCGGCTAACTTCTCCAACTTCCGCCCGCAGTACTCCGTGCCCGGACAGCCCGCTTCCAGTGGATCCTCTAAT AAATCATAA